ACTAAGTAGAAAGCTTTCTCCGTTATGAAAGCTTCGAAAACACTCTGCGTGTATGTATATGTACTTTTCTTTTTTTGCTGGTAAACAAAGAAATACACACATGAAGATGATGAGGAAAGCAATAAGTTTTATATTAGACGCGAAAAACCAACGGACAACCATCTTTATGAAAGATCCGCTGTCCGTTGGTTTTTCTGTATATACGTTGATGACTGTTGATTGAGTCCCGAAAATGGCGTAAAAAGAAAAACGGCAAAAAAGTGCTTTTGTTTTCCAGTGATCCAAGTTCACTGACAATAATGAGGACTTGACATGGCTGTTCGAATGCGAGGATGGTCTGGAAAAAATATTCCGAATTTCTTTTTTAGGTATAATTTTTCACACTATGTAACACGAAAGTATCTACTTGTTAAATGGAATGATGTGCCTAATAATATCAGTATCGCCACATGAATGGGCGATACATTGCTAGATGGATAACGAGAGAGGAGGGGTAAGAATGTATCGAAAGGAGTTTTATGTCTTTGACCAAGACCATCCTGTTCCAGCAGTGATCCGAAATTATGAAGAAAAAGACTTTCCTGGCTTAATCCTCATCCAACAGGAAAGTTTCCCGCCACCATTCCCCTCTGAGTTATGGTGGAACACGGAACAATTGAAAAATCATGTTACGCTCTTTCCAGAGGGAGCCTTATGTGTTGAGGTGAATGGTGAAATTGCGGGGTCAATGACAGGGCTTATTGTCGACTTTGATCCCAGCCATCCAGACCATACATGGGAAGAGATCACGGATAATGGATATATCCGTAACCATAACCCAAACGGGAATACGCTTTATGTCGTTGATATTGGCGTGCGCCCTGCCTACCGCAAATTGGGGCTGGGAAAATGGCTGATGCTATCCATGTATGAAGTGGTTGTTCATTTGGGACTAGAGCGGCTGTTAGGCGGAGGGAGGATGCCTGGCTATCATAAAAAAGCGCATGAGATGACAGCGGAGCAATATCTCGAAGCGGTAGTAAAAGGCGAATTGAAGGATCCTGTTATTACCTTCCTGCTTCGCTGCGGCCGCACACCGGTCAAAGTGGTGGCGAACTATTTAGAAGATGAAGAATCGTGCAATTATGTTGCACTGATGGAATGGAAAAATCCTTTTTATCGCTCAAAATCTTAAAGGAGAATGATGAAGATGGAGTATCGCAGAATTACGAGCATTGAAGACCCTTTGTTTAAGAAAATGCATCAATTGATGCAAAATGTATTTCCTCCGGAAGAAGTATTAGCATTTGATTTGTGGAAAGAGCCTCTGGAAGATCCGGGAATTCGTGTGTGCGTTGCTGTTCACGAAGGAGAGGTAGTAGGCGCGACTGAGTACCGCTATTATGAAGATTTAAATGTCGCTATTACAGATTTTACCATTATCGGCCAAGCAGGTCTGGGGATCGGTCGATTTTTAGCTAAAAAGCGACTGGAGGATTTGCAAAATTGGGCCGCTGCAAATGGAAAGCAGTTGTATGGCATGTTCGCCGAGATTTATGATCCTTACCGGATGGAGCATTATGAATTTGGTGGGATTAAGCCGATGGATCCATATGTTCGTCGTGAGGTATTATCTCATTTGGGATATAAGCGGCTTGACTTCCCTTATGTCCATCCATCATGGAACAATGATGGAGAAGCCGTAACCGGGCTTGATCTTTGTTTCCTTCCGATGGACGATAGCGTGAATGAACTTCCAGCGGATCTTGTTGTGAAGTTTTTGAAACGTTATTATTCTGTCTTATCGAACAAACCAAGGGATTGGTATGAAATGATGGAAAAACTAGAGGCGAAAAATACCATACCGCTATTACCGATTTAAACCTTAATAAAAACACAATGCTTATGAACTCTAAAAAATTCTTCCAACTTCAGCGCGTCCTTTATCGTTTCCCTATCGAAAGCAGCAAAAATGCTATTTCGATACCTGAAAGGTGAAGGATGCTTTATTTTTCGGATGATTGTTAGGCCTCACACTAGGAAGACAGGCGTTCCAAAAAAACGTTTGAACCGCTGCTATCTATGTTTCATGTCGCTCCTTTCGATGAAAACGAAGGGGTGCCGGAGTGGAATGGTCTTTACTCTTTTAGGGCGAAAGGAGTGATACCCATGTCGAAAGTCGGCATTGCTGCGGAAAGTCGTCGGATCGACACGCTTCTGCTTCGTGCGCTTTACTTTGGTCCCAAATCCTACTGGGAACTGATGCGGGCAGGGAAAGCCCAGACGCACCAAGTGCTGAAGGCGCTGCAGTCGCTCTTGGAGGGCGAGCTGGCGGCCTACAACGGCGACCGCTTTGTGATCACTGAGAAAGGGCGTCGTCAGGCAGAAACTATGGGCCTAGAACGGGTGACCGAACAGCGCTGTGAGGCTTGCGCGGGGCGCGGCATTGTTCTGAGACCGCCTTTTGACAGCGTCCTTGCTGCTTTTCAAGATATTGTAGCCATGCGACCCAAGGCGACACCCGACTTTGACCAAGGGTATGTGACGCCCGAGACAACCGTGCGGCGGCTGGCCCTGATGGCCCAACAGGGAGATCTGATGGGACGAGACATTTTGCTACTGGGCGATGATGACCTTACAAGCATTGCGGCCGCGCTCTCGGGGCTGCCGCGGCGCATCTGTGTCCTGGATGTGGATGAGCGCATTGTCCGCTTTATCCGCGATGTGGCTCAGGACCAAGGTTGGGACCACATCCACGCCGAGGTCTACGACGTGCGGGATGAATTGCCGTCCCATCTCCGTGGCCAGTTTGATGTGTTCTTCACGGACCCGGTCGACACCGTCAAGGGCCTCCTGCTTTTTTTAAGCCGCTGCACAGAGGGGGTGCGTGGGCCCGGTGCCGCGGGCTATTTTGGACTCTCTTACTTGGAGGCCTCTTGGCGGAAATGGCGGCAGATCCAGCAGGGCATCCTTGACATAGGCTTTGCCATCACTGACATGCTGAGCGCCTTCCAAGACTATCAGTTAGAGGATATTGTGTTCCTAGACTGGGCGCGCATGGCACCGGTGCCGGTCAAAGAACCCGATATCCCCTTCTACGTCAGCACCGTCTATCGCTTAGAGATGGTCGAGGAGCCTCGGCCCCTCTTTTTCGGGCGGGTGGAGTTTGGGCAGGACTTCTACTACGACGAAGAGTTCTGCGTCAAAGAATAGCGATAAAGACTGCTCGCCCTCGGTAACGGGTATTCCCGCCGCCGAGGGCGGACGTTTGTACGCCGTTTCCTGACACCCGCATGCGGAGTTGCGTTCTTCAAAGTTTGCTGAATCACATTTATTACCACAGCAGGATTTTACCGATGGATTATGGCAGGCAACAGACTTTTTAAAGTTTTTGACGCCGTTTGCAACCATTAAAGGAGTGGTCATCCGATTTTGAAACAAGTCTTGGCAAACGCCACGTTCCAACTATAACCGATTTGATTTGTAATGATCATCGAGGGAATGCTGATAGTGGGAGAGCGACTGATGTGTACGAAGAGAATGATAATGTTCAAACTGTTGGAGGACTATCATGGATCGATCACAAGAATCCAATCTCCCGATCAAAAAAAGACCGCAAAGCGTTTCT
Above is a window of Geobacillus thermoleovorans DNA encoding:
- a CDS encoding GNAT family N-acetyltransferase; this translates as MYRKEFYVFDQDHPVPAVIRNYEEKDFPGLILIQQESFPPPFPSELWWNTEQLKNHVTLFPEGALCVEVNGEIAGSMTGLIVDFDPSHPDHTWEEITDNGYIRNHNPNGNTLYVVDIGVRPAYRKLGLGKWLMLSMYEVVVHLGLERLLGGGRMPGYHKKAHEMTAEQYLEAVVKGELKDPVITFLLRCGRTPVKVVANYLEDEESCNYVALMEWKNPFYRSKS
- a CDS encoding bis-aminopropyl spermidine synthase family protein encodes the protein MSKVGIAAESRRIDTLLLRALYFGPKSYWELMRAGKAQTHQVLKALQSLLEGELAAYNGDRFVITEKGRRQAETMGLERVTEQRCEACAGRGIVLRPPFDSVLAAFQDIVAMRPKATPDFDQGYVTPETTVRRLALMAQQGDLMGRDILLLGDDDLTSIAAALSGLPRRICVLDVDERIVRFIRDVAQDQGWDHIHAEVYDVRDELPSHLRGQFDVFFTDPVDTVKGLLLFLSRCTEGVRGPGAAGYFGLSYLEASWRKWRQIQQGILDIGFAITDMLSAFQDYQLEDIVFLDWARMAPVPVKEPDIPFYVSTVYRLEMVEEPRPLFFGRVEFGQDFYYDEEFCVKE
- a CDS encoding GNAT family N-acetyltransferase, translating into MEYRRITSIEDPLFKKMHQLMQNVFPPEEVLAFDLWKEPLEDPGIRVCVAVHEGEVVGATEYRYYEDLNVAITDFTIIGQAGLGIGRFLAKKRLEDLQNWAAANGKQLYGMFAEIYDPYRMEHYEFGGIKPMDPYVRREVLSHLGYKRLDFPYVHPSWNNDGEAVTGLDLCFLPMDDSVNELPADLVVKFLKRYYSVLSNKPRDWYEMMEKLEAKNTIPLLPI